CGCATCAAGGAAAAAATTGCAAAATTCTGCGACGTTCCCAAAGAAGCAGTCATCAGCGGCGTTGACGTACCAACCGTCTACGAAATCCCCCTCATCTTCAAAAAAGAAGGCCTCCACCACATCCTCAAAGAAAAACTCAGGCTCACCACCCAGAACAACAAAACATGGGAGTGCCTCGTCAATCAACTCCACCAACCAACGCAAGAAATCACCATCGCCGTCTGCGGCAAATACACCAAACTCGAGGACAGCTACGCCAGCATCGCCGAAGCCATCACTCACTGCGCCGCCCATACCAAGACAGCCATCACCCTCACCTGGATTGACACGAGCAAAGTCGCCACCACCCAAGACGCCAAACACGTCCTGAAGGACGCCGACGGCGTCATCGTCCCGGGAGGATTCGGAACGCGCGGCGTGGAAGGAAAAATCAAGGTCATCGAGCACTGCCGCACGACCGGCACGCCCTTCCTGGGCATCTGCTACGGCATGCAACTCGCCGTTGTCGAGTACGCAAGGAACCAATGCGGCATCAAAGACGCAAACACCGAAGAAGTCAGCGGGAAACAAGACGACGTCGTCTGCATCCTCCCAGAACAGCGAAGCATCACCAACAAAGGAGGCACCATGCGCCTCGGCGGGCACGACGTCCTCCTCAAGAAAGGAACCCGCGCCTACCACCTCTTTGGCAAGCAAGAAACCATACGACGACGCTTCCGCCACCGCTACGAAATCAACCCTGCCTTCATTGACACCCTCCAAGAACACGGCCTCGTCTTCTCAGGCAAAGCCCCCACAAGACCCATCATGCAAATCCTCGAACTCCCCGACCACCCCTACTTCATGGCAAGCCAATTCCACCCAGAACTCACTTCAGGCCTCCTCGAGCCAAGCCCGCTCTTCTTAGGCCTCGTCCAAGCCGCCATCAAGAACCGAACAACACCCTACACGGCGAACCAGTAAGCTTTAAAAAGGAACAGCTTTTCCAGCACCCCACCATGACCTTACAAACTCAGCCAAAACGAACGCTCAGCCTCACCGAGCAGGCCAGCGTAACCAACTCACCAGGCAGCGTCCGATTCTTATGCCCCCAATGCGGCGAGTACGAAATCGTAAGAAGCCGCAACGAGCGAGAAACAGTCGTTCGCTACACCTGCCCCCAATGCGGCTTTGAAGGCCCCAACTAAAAAACAACCCTCCAAAAAAAAAGAGCACACTACAAAAAAAAGGTTTTTTGCCGGAGCGACGAAAAAGAGGAACACACCCATGGCCGACGTCATTGTCACCTTCACCATCATGCCCGAAAGCCCCGAAACCGACTTGGAACACCTCACCACGCTCGCCAAAGAAAAAATCACTGCGTTCGCTGGCGAAGGGGACATGCGCACAAGCCAAGAACCCGTCGCGTTCGGCCTCAAAAAACTCATCATCACCTTCGTCGCTGACGAAAGCAAGGGCAGCACAGAAGCAATCGAAAAAGAAATTGCCTCTTTGCCCGGAGTTTCTAGCTGCGAGTGCACCGACGTTCGCAGAGCAATCGGGTAAGGGCGCTTCGTTAGGGCCACTACCACCAACCAAGCTTCACTCACGAACGCCCCTGCAATACATCCCGTACCACAGCAAACGGCGCGTTTGTCCTAAAAAACTCCCCGCCAAGATGCGACCTCGCAAACAAAAAACCCCTCTTCTCAAGCCCTCCCGCGATGGCACGCCACCCCGGCGCTTTCTCAACACCAAGCACGCCTGCCAAAACGTGGGAAGAATACACAACACCGCCAACTCTCGCCTCGGCGGCAAGACAAGAGAGCAGCGACGCGGCATCACCCCGAGCAGCGCCCGCTGCGCGCTCGAGCACCACGGGATCACCCAACGCCCCCACCCAAAGGGGCCCGCCAACGATACGCCCTCTCGTCTGCACGCCCTCCTCAAAACACGCTCCTTTCACAAAACCAACCTCGCCGCTTTGGGAAGAGCACCACAACACGCCGTGCTCTCTCAGCACGTCCTCAGCACCTTTCCTTGACTTCTCAACAAAGAACATCACACGATAATAATGCTCCTTCGCATAGGAAAGCACCGGCACCGCCGCCTTCCCGTGCTGGGCGGCGACGAGCTGCACCTTCCTCACGAGAATACGAAGGCCTGCTTCGTGACGCAAAAAATTACTCAGAGGCCTGCTCCAGTACTTCCTCCTGCACGTTCCCCTATACGCCCCGGCGAGGGACGCAGTATCCGTCGCGGTCACGGCAAGGTAGGCCTTGCTCTTCAAAGACTGCACGGCGGCGTCAAGGAAAGGATTAGGAGAACCAAAAGGGTCAACGTCCACAACATCAAAATGACGCTCTCTCAAGAGCAAGACACGCGCATCTTCGCGAAAGAACTGAACGGCCTTGGCAAGCCCCAGCCTCTCCGCGTTCTTCTCCGCCCAATGCACCGCAACCGGATTGATATCTCCTGCGACAACATCGCAAAACACGCCCTCAGGGAGCTCTCGCAAGAGCCGAAACACTCTCACACCGCAGCCCGCCAGAGGAAAGCACGCCCGAAACGAAGAAGCGCCCACAACAGAAAAAAACGCAACAAGCACGTCCCTCGCGAGCTTCATTGCAGGATTATAAAAGACAGGAAGCTTACGTGTCGGCGCCCCTTCCTGCGGCAACACCATCGACACGGATCCTTCACGAACAACGACCATACGCACCACCCCGTTTCCAGAGGAAAACGCAAATCCCAACGAACCTTAAAAGCGCTCCGGGCTTGAAGAAGCCGCGAACCCCTCCAAGGACACACCTCTTTTTTTTCAATGTTTCGGGGAATTCACAAAAACACACTCACAAAAACACAAAGAGAAGCGAACCAACCCCTGCGGTAAATGAAACCACACCCCCCAAACCACCCCAAAGAAAGAGAGGAAGGAAAAGAAAAAAAAGGGAAAAATATATTAAGCCAAAACCAATAAAAAGCACGCTGAGCGTTTCCACAGAACAAAGAAACACGCCAAAAAAAACAAGGAGGCACTACCGACTTGAAAGCGCAAAGAGTGCTCAACTTGGAGTCATTTCTCAGCGGAAACACCATTTATTCCCTCGCAAGCACCATAGAAATTGCGGATTACTACGCCACCGAACACTTCTACATCGCAAGCCCCCACTACCTCCTCCTCGTCGCAGAGGTGAGAAGACACGCACCGCCTTCCTCCAAAACACCACTTCCAGAAACAAAAATACAGACGCAACACAAGAAGAATTCAAGAGGCGGACTTGAAGAACGAACAAGCCACAACCCCTACAGCGCGCACCGCCCCCGCGTCACCCTTGTTGACGAAAACACCATCTGCGACTTCCTCGCAAGGCCTTGCATTGACACTCGAGAAGGAGGGCATCTCATCTACCTCTACACAATGCTCCAAGAAAAATACTTGCCAAGGATTCCATGGGCGCTCACTAACAAGCTCTACGCCTTCGCACGGGAAGACATGCGCCAACTCACCGCCTGCGACTTCGCGTGC
The sequence above is drawn from the Candidatus Woesearchaeota archaeon genome and encodes:
- a CDS encoding elongation factor 1-beta, which codes for MKAPTKKQPSKKKEHTTKKRFFAGATKKRNTPMADVIVTFTIMPESPETDLEHLTTLAKEKITAFAGEGDMRTSQEPVAFGLKKLIITFVADESKGSTEAIEKEIASLPGVSSCECTDVRRAIG
- the pyrG gene encoding CTP synthase (glutamine hydrolyzing); protein product: MPTKPTWIIITGGVLSGLGKGVAAASIGNLLTPHYRVIPVKCDGYLNVDPGTMNPIEHGEVFVLDDGGEVDMDFGHYERFLGVTCKSSWNLTMGKVFTTVCEKERKGDYLGKTVQFIPHVTDTIKNWWKRIAKQERADIILLEIGGTVGDIENELYIEAARQLKHDVGAENTLYIHLTYVPTPSHVGEQKSKPTQQSVQLLRERGITPDIIIGRSRKTLDKRIKEKIAKFCDVPKEAVISGVDVPTVYEIPLIFKKEGLHHILKEKLRLTTQNNKTWECLVNQLHQPTQEITIAVCGKYTKLEDSYASIAEAITHCAAHTKTAITLTWIDTSKVATTQDAKHVLKDADGVIVPGGFGTRGVEGKIKVIEHCRTTGTPFLGICYGMQLAVVEYARNQCGIKDANTEEVSGKQDDVVCILPEQRSITNKGGTMRLGGHDVLLKKGTRAYHLFGKQETIRRRFRHRYEINPAFIDTLQEHGLVFSGKAPTRPIMQILELPDHPYFMASQFHPELTSGLLEPSPLFLGLVQAAIKNRTTPYTANQ